The following coding sequences are from one Rathayibacter sp. SW19 window:
- a CDS encoding SufE family protein — protein MNTTELPDTLREITEEFHALELRERLQLLLEFSNELPELPERYREHPDLLERVEECQSPVFIFVEVDEFDVVHLFATAPRESPTTRGFASILTQGLTGLTVDEVLAVPDAFPQDLGLTEAVSPLRIRGMTALLSRTKQQIRRKVAA, from the coding sequence ATGAACACAACAGAACTTCCCGATACCCTGCGCGAGATCACGGAGGAATTTCACGCCCTCGAGCTACGCGAAAGGCTCCAACTCCTGCTGGAGTTCTCGAACGAACTCCCTGAGTTGCCTGAGCGCTATCGCGAGCATCCCGACCTGCTCGAGCGCGTCGAGGAGTGCCAGTCCCCCGTGTTCATCTTCGTAGAGGTCGACGAATTCGACGTCGTGCACCTGTTTGCGACGGCACCCCGTGAGTCGCCGACCACACGTGGGTTCGCGTCGATTCTCACGCAGGGCCTCACCGGTCTGACCGTCGATGAGGTGCTGGCCGTTCCCGACGCATTCCCGCAGGACCTCGGATTGACCGAGGCTGTTTCCCCACTGCGGATTCGGGGCATGACCGCCCTTCTCAGCCGTACAAAACAGCAGATCCGCCGCAAGGTCGCAGCTTAG
- a CDS encoding alpha/beta hydrolase family protein: protein MARRGRPVAGPGVSSGALVATAGVTMLGGGVAAAVTTRVARVVVTPVRSVRDDVEIISFASDLKAITLSATPDTVVDGHLSLWFSQDRGHLKLGRILDTGDGTVTRSIDELSFGELHRARRGRISGWWYLRPEELGYPVSSVCIEVERGCAPAWLFPAARTTRRWAIHVHGRGTRRQETLRAIPTFRARGYVNLVASYRNDGDAPTSADGRYGLGSTEWRDVDAAIGYALANGAKEIVLVGWSMGGAIVLQTLTRSKQAWVVRGVVLDSPVIDWVDTLTHQAAQMHLPGPVTRAALRMITEPWGRSLTGLQQPIDLAGMDFTTRSALLAVPILLMHSDDDDFVPSTASRALALERDDIVTFVPFTAAQHTKLWNHDQERWEGAVDGWLRRLARRPARTPY, encoded by the coding sequence ATGGCGCGACGAGGCCGACCGGTGGCGGGGCCCGGGGTTTCGTCTGGAGCTCTGGTTGCGACCGCCGGCGTGACGATGCTCGGCGGCGGCGTCGCCGCAGCCGTGACAACGCGTGTGGCGCGCGTGGTCGTGACGCCGGTGCGATCCGTGCGCGACGATGTCGAGATCATTTCATTCGCATCGGATCTGAAGGCGATCACGCTGAGCGCGACGCCGGACACAGTTGTCGACGGACACCTCAGCCTGTGGTTCTCACAGGATCGCGGTCATCTCAAACTCGGCCGTATTCTTGATACGGGCGATGGCACGGTGACGCGCAGCATCGACGAGTTGTCGTTCGGCGAGCTGCACCGTGCTCGACGCGGTCGGATCAGCGGTTGGTGGTACCTGCGGCCCGAAGAATTGGGCTATCCGGTGTCAAGCGTCTGCATCGAAGTCGAACGTGGCTGTGCACCGGCCTGGCTGTTCCCGGCCGCGCGCACGACGCGCCGGTGGGCGATCCACGTGCATGGCAGAGGGACGCGACGTCAAGAGACGTTGCGTGCCATCCCGACCTTCCGTGCGCGCGGCTACGTCAACCTGGTGGCTTCCTACCGTAACGACGGCGACGCACCGACCAGCGCAGACGGGCGCTACGGCCTCGGCTCAACGGAATGGCGCGACGTCGACGCAGCAATCGGCTACGCACTCGCCAACGGGGCGAAGGAGATCGTCTTGGTCGGGTGGTCGATGGGCGGTGCGATCGTGCTCCAGACATTGACCCGATCGAAGCAGGCATGGGTCGTGCGCGGAGTCGTCTTGGATTCACCGGTGATCGACTGGGTGGACACCCTCACACACCAAGCCGCTCAAATGCACCTTCCCGGTCCGGTCACCCGTGCCGCTTTGAGGATGATCACAGAGCCGTGGGGGCGATCGCTGACGGGTCTGCAACAACCGATCGACTTGGCCGGCATGGATTTCACAACGCGCTCAGCACTTTTGGCGGTGCCGATTCTGCTCATGCACAGTGACGACGATGACTTCGTGCCATCGACGGCTTCACGTGCGCTTGCGCTGGAGCGAGACGATATCGTCACGTTTGTTCCGTTCACTGCGGCCCAGCACACGAAGCTGTGGAACCACGACCAGGAACGCTGGGAGGGCGCCGTCGACGGATGGCTTCGCCGCCTCGCCCGACGACCAGCTCGAACGCCCTACTAA
- a CDS encoding DUF3000 domain-containing protein — MSTTPSDPHLPAVFAAALDSIKRAKIRPELVVNEIPAPGQLAPYSIALAADVTPARHGADSELGTGRFILLYDVEEPEPWGGPFRVVCFAQAPLETEIGLDPFLADVAWSWLVDALDARGAAYSAASGTATKIISTGFGELASQGDGAQIELRASWSPTQTDISAHVEGWGELLCMLAGLPPTPDGVSLLSQRRAARG; from the coding sequence GTGTCAACTACTCCCTCGGACCCGCATCTGCCCGCGGTGTTCGCTGCGGCGCTCGACTCTATCAAGCGCGCGAAAATTCGTCCGGAACTGGTTGTCAACGAGATTCCGGCACCGGGCCAGCTCGCACCGTACTCCATAGCTTTGGCCGCGGACGTCACTCCGGCACGGCACGGCGCTGACTCCGAACTCGGCACCGGCCGATTCATCCTGTTGTACGACGTTGAGGAACCAGAACCGTGGGGCGGCCCGTTCCGGGTCGTGTGCTTTGCGCAGGCGCCGCTCGAAACGGAAATCGGTCTCGACCCCTTCCTGGCCGACGTCGCCTGGTCGTGGCTGGTCGATGCGCTTGACGCGCGAGGTGCCGCGTATTCGGCTGCATCGGGCACGGCCACCAAGATCATCTCGACCGGATTCGGAGAACTGGCCAGCCAGGGCGATGGTGCGCAGATCGAACTGCGCGCATCCTGGAGTCCCACGCAGACCGACATCTCGGCGCACGTGGAAGGTTGGGGCGAGTTGCTGTGCATGCTCGCCGGGCTCCCGCCGACGCCGGATGGCGTCAGCCTGCTGTCGCAGCGACGGGCCGCGCGTGGCTGA
- a CDS encoding HRDC domain-containing protein: MADHHVIDTRAEYERAVAELAAGEGPIAVDAERASGYRYSQRAYLIQMFRRGSGTYLFDPPAVGRFDELETAIGDDEWVLHAASQDLHCLREVGLNPHVLFDTELAARLLGMPRVGLGTVVEELLGIHLAKEHSAADWSTRPLPEPWLVYAALDVELLVDLRDEIARLLDAAGKRQIAEQEFRAELESNDKPPRAEPWRRLSGIHSIKGLRNLAVARELWLARDRYAREIDTAPGRLVPDTSLAAAAKALPASKRELSQLREFSGRASRSELDRWWSAIELGRSTDDLPVLRGHSDTLPPARSWSDRNPAADLRLKHAREAIGAVSEQREIPVENLLTPEVLRRIAWSPPEPINQQTIADAFTQHGARPWQVEATAASVAAAFVEADQSEGDPDSDAS, encoded by the coding sequence GTGGCTGATCATCACGTGATCGACACCCGGGCCGAATACGAACGCGCTGTCGCCGAGCTCGCCGCTGGCGAGGGCCCGATAGCCGTCGATGCTGAACGCGCGTCCGGTTATCGGTATTCACAGCGCGCCTACCTGATTCAGATGTTCCGCCGCGGTTCAGGCACATACCTGTTCGATCCACCTGCTGTGGGTCGTTTCGACGAACTCGAAACGGCCATCGGCGACGACGAATGGGTTCTGCACGCCGCCAGCCAGGACCTGCACTGTTTGCGCGAGGTCGGATTGAACCCGCACGTGCTCTTCGACACCGAATTGGCCGCACGGTTGCTCGGCATGCCGCGCGTCGGGCTCGGAACCGTCGTCGAAGAGCTTCTTGGCATCCACTTGGCGAAAGAGCACTCGGCCGCCGACTGGTCGACCCGCCCGCTGCCGGAGCCCTGGCTGGTCTATGCTGCGCTGGACGTCGAGCTGCTGGTCGATCTGCGTGATGAGATTGCGAGACTGCTCGACGCGGCCGGCAAGAGACAGATCGCCGAGCAGGAGTTCCGCGCGGAACTGGAAAGCAACGACAAACCGCCGCGGGCTGAGCCGTGGCGCAGGTTGTCCGGCATCCATTCGATAAAAGGGTTGCGCAACCTGGCTGTCGCTCGCGAACTGTGGCTTGCCCGCGACCGCTACGCCCGCGAGATCGACACAGCACCCGGTCGGCTGGTTCCGGATACGTCGCTTGCTGCGGCGGCGAAGGCGCTCCCGGCCAGCAAGCGTGAGCTGAGTCAGTTGCGCGAGTTCTCCGGTCGTGCGAGTCGCAGCGAACTGGATCGGTGGTGGTCGGCCATTGAACTCGGCCGTTCAACGGATGATCTACCGGTGTTGCGTGGCCACAGCGACACACTTCCCCCCGCCCGCTCGTGGTCCGATCGCAACCCTGCAGCTGATCTGCGGCTCAAGCACGCACGAGAAGCCATCGGCGCAGTGTCCGAACAGCGCGAGATCCCTGTCGAGAATCTTCTGACGCCGGAGGTCTTGCGCCGCATCGCCTGGAGCCCGCCTGAGCCGATCAATCAACAGACGATTGCGGATGCCTTCACCCAGCACGGGGCACGCCCCTGGCAGGTTGAGGCGACGGCAGCATCGGTTGCCGCGGCGTTTGTCGAGGCCGACCAAAGCGAAGGCGACCCCGACAGCGACGCTTCGTAG
- a CDS encoding thiolase family protein gives MAEIADVLFVDGVRTPFGRAGEKGMYWNTRADDLAVKAVIGLLERNPNVPKDRIDDVAIAATTQQGDQGLTLGRTVALLSGLPQSVPGFAIDRMCAGAMTSVTTLGSGIGFGAYDLVLAGGVEHMGRHPMGFGADPNPRFLSERLVGEDALNMGKTAERIHDRFPNLTKERADRFGMRSQQKVAAAYAAGKIQPDLIPVALRSEAGWGLATEDEGMRPSTTMEGLAGLKTPFRPHGRVTAGNASPLTDGATVSLLASADAAAELGLKPKMRLVNFAFAGVDPEIMGIGPIPSTEKALRKAGLTIEDIGLFELNEAFAVQVISLLDHFGIDDEDPRVNLWGGAIAIGHPLAATGVRLMIQLAAQFAEHPEVRYGLTAMCVGLGQGGSVIWENPNWNGKA, from the coding sequence GTGGCCGAGATAGCTGATGTTCTGTTCGTCGACGGGGTTCGTACCCCGTTCGGGCGGGCGGGCGAAAAGGGCATGTATTGGAACACGCGCGCGGATGATCTGGCAGTGAAAGCCGTGATCGGGCTACTCGAGCGCAACCCGAATGTGCCGAAAGATCGCATCGACGATGTGGCGATCGCCGCCACGACGCAGCAGGGCGATCAGGGTCTGACTCTTGGCCGGACGGTTGCGCTGCTGTCCGGATTGCCGCAGTCGGTTCCGGGCTTCGCGATCGACCGCATGTGCGCGGGCGCCATGACCTCAGTGACGACGCTCGGCTCCGGCATCGGGTTCGGGGCATACGATCTCGTGCTGGCGGGTGGAGTTGAGCACATGGGCCGGCATCCGATGGGCTTCGGGGCTGACCCGAATCCACGGTTTCTTTCGGAGCGGCTGGTCGGTGAAGACGCACTGAACATGGGTAAGACGGCGGAACGCATCCACGACCGCTTCCCGAACCTGACCAAGGAACGCGCCGACCGCTTCGGCATGCGCAGCCAGCAGAAGGTTGCTGCAGCCTATGCCGCGGGCAAGATCCAACCCGACCTGATCCCCGTCGCTCTGCGCAGTGAAGCAGGGTGGGGTCTCGCCACAGAAGACGAAGGCATGCGGCCGAGCACCACGATGGAAGGTCTCGCCGGACTCAAGACACCGTTCCGACCGCACGGTCGCGTCACAGCCGGCAACGCGTCGCCGCTGACGGACGGTGCGACGGTCAGCCTCCTGGCCAGTGCGGATGCCGCGGCCGAGTTGGGGCTCAAGCCCAAGATGCGTTTGGTCAACTTTGCGTTCGCCGGCGTGGACCCTGAGATCATGGGCATCGGACCGATCCCCTCAACGGAGAAGGCGCTGCGCAAAGCGGGTCTGACGATCGAGGACATCGGCCTGTTCGAGCTGAACGAAGCCTTCGCCGTTCAGGTGATTTCCCTGCTCGATCATTTCGGAATCGACGATGAGGACCCCCGCGTCAACCTATGGGGCGGTGCGATCGCGATCGGCCACCCGTTGGCAGCCACCGGTGTGCGCCTCATGATTCAGTTGGCGGCGCAGTTCGCCGAGCACCCGGAGGTTCGGTACGGCCTGACGGCGATGTGCGTCGGCCTCGGCCAGGGCGGCAGTGTGATCTGGGAGAACCCCAATTGGAATGGAAAGGCGTAG
- a CDS encoding 3-hydroxyacyl-CoA dehydrogenase NAD-binding domain-containing protein, with translation MTDYSTIDFSPLVEISSDEVVTHSFVRDVALASGKTLALVTLDNGRDHTRPNTLGPLTLLELRDTLAALKRRAVAGEIAGITITGKPYFLAAGADLSKVSDLPDRTVARLLPQLGHQVLGSLSDLGVPSFVFINGLALGGGLEIGLNANYRTVDLSAAAIGLPEVFLGLIPGWGGAYLLPNLIGIENALKVIIENPLKMNRMLRPADVLELGIADAGFASATFLEDSIRWADGVINGTITVKRSNQPGKIERAVKWDAAVGIARKMVASRIGTVAASPFAALDLLKAAKSGSKEEGFEREDVALADLVAGDQFQASVYAFNLVQKRAKRPAGSPDAALAKRVTKVGVIGAGLMASQFALLFVRRLRVPVVITDLDQARVDKGVAYIHDEIAALAAKKRISPDEANRLQALVTGTTDKNLFSDADWVIEAVFEELEVKQEVFAQIEPFISAEAVLATNTSSLSVEQIGAKLAHPERLVGFHFFNPVAVMPLIEVVRAPATDDATLSTAMVTAKALRKNAVITRDTPGFVVNRVLAKLLGEAMRAVDLGTPFEVVDTALAPLGLPMSPSVLLDLVGLKVGAHVLDTHHSAFPDRFYQSTNLHKLADYGTLLEKDAKGKVKGIDKGALKVITVGNTPVAPEEILRRVQDGLADEIHRMLEDDVVHAAEDIDLCMILGAGWPFQMGGVTPYLDRVGASERIFGGTFHTPPIAGIA, from the coding sequence ATGACGGACTACAGCACCATCGATTTCAGCCCGCTCGTCGAGATTTCCTCCGATGAGGTGGTGACGCACTCGTTCGTGCGCGACGTCGCTCTGGCCAGCGGCAAGACGCTCGCTTTGGTGACGCTCGACAACGGTCGTGATCACACCCGGCCGAACACGCTCGGCCCGTTGACACTGCTGGAACTGCGTGACACGTTGGCCGCGTTGAAGCGCCGTGCGGTCGCTGGCGAAATCGCCGGGATCACCATCACCGGAAAGCCCTACTTTCTGGCCGCAGGCGCCGACCTCAGTAAGGTCAGCGACCTTCCCGATCGCACGGTCGCCCGGCTCCTACCACAGCTCGGACACCAGGTACTCGGGTCCCTGAGCGACCTCGGGGTGCCCTCATTCGTGTTCATCAACGGCCTAGCGTTGGGCGGCGGCCTCGAGATCGGCCTTAACGCGAACTATCGCACGGTGGATCTGTCCGCTGCGGCCATCGGGCTGCCCGAGGTGTTCCTCGGCTTGATTCCCGGCTGGGGAGGCGCCTATCTTCTGCCTAACCTGATCGGCATCGAGAACGCGCTGAAGGTCATCATCGAGAACCCGTTGAAGATGAACCGGATGCTGCGCCCCGCGGATGTGCTCGAGCTGGGCATCGCAGATGCCGGCTTCGCGTCCGCGACCTTCCTGGAGGACTCGATCCGCTGGGCGGACGGCGTCATCAACGGCACGATTACGGTCAAGCGGTCGAATCAGCCCGGAAAGATCGAGCGGGCGGTCAAGTGGGACGCAGCCGTCGGCATCGCCCGCAAGATGGTCGCGAGCAGGATCGGGACCGTCGCCGCGTCACCATTCGCCGCGCTCGACCTCCTGAAAGCAGCCAAGAGCGGCTCGAAAGAGGAAGGCTTCGAGCGCGAAGACGTCGCGCTCGCCGATCTGGTGGCCGGCGATCAGTTCCAGGCCAGCGTCTATGCATTCAATCTGGTGCAAAAACGTGCAAAGCGTCCGGCAGGCTCCCCGGACGCCGCGCTGGCCAAACGTGTCACCAAGGTCGGGGTGATCGGTGCTGGACTCATGGCCAGTCAGTTCGCCCTGTTGTTCGTGAGACGCCTGCGGGTGCCCGTCGTCATCACCGACCTCGACCAGGCCCGCGTAGACAAGGGCGTGGCGTACATCCACGATGAGATCGCCGCGCTCGCTGCGAAGAAGCGCATCTCCCCCGATGAGGCGAACCGACTTCAAGCACTGGTCACAGGCACGACGGACAAGAACCTATTTTCCGACGCCGACTGGGTGATCGAGGCCGTGTTCGAAGAACTCGAGGTCAAGCAGGAGGTCTTTGCGCAGATCGAGCCGTTCATCTCCGCCGAAGCCGTTCTGGCCACGAACACATCGTCGTTGTCCGTCGAGCAGATCGGCGCGAAGCTGGCGCACCCGGAGCGGCTGGTCGGATTCCACTTCTTCAATCCTGTTGCAGTCATGCCGCTGATCGAAGTCGTCAGGGCTCCCGCCACCGATGATGCCACCCTGTCCACCGCGATGGTCACAGCGAAGGCTCTGCGCAAGAATGCGGTCATCACGCGGGACACCCCAGGATTCGTCGTCAATCGCGTCTTGGCGAAGCTGCTCGGTGAAGCGATGCGCGCCGTCGACCTCGGTACTCCGTTCGAGGTTGTCGACACCGCACTGGCGCCGCTCGGACTGCCGATGTCACCATCTGTGCTGCTGGACCTGGTTGGATTGAAGGTCGGCGCCCATGTGCTCGACACCCACCACTCCGCTTTCCCCGACCGGTTCTACCAATCGACGAACCTCCACAAACTCGCCGATTACGGAACGCTGTTGGAGAAAGACGCCAAGGGCAAGGTCAAAGGAATCGACAAGGGAGCGCTCAAGGTGATCACCGTCGGCAATACGCCGGTTGCGCCCGAGGAAATCCTGCGCCGAGTGCAAGACGGCCTCGCCGATGAGATCCACCGGATGCTCGAAGACGATGTCGTGCACGCCGCCGAGGACATCGACCTGTGCATGATCCTCGGCGCGGGCTGGCCGTTCCAGATGGGCGGTGTCACACCATACCTGGATCGAGTCGGCGCGAGCGAACGGATCTTCGGCGGCACGTTCCACACGCCGCCGATCGCCGGAATCGCATGA
- a CDS encoding N(5)-(carboxyethyl)ornithine synthase gives MSDLTLGVLATTLKVDERRLPIHPGHLDRIDEALRRRMTFEYGYGHRFGMSDAVLSTFVGALGTREQVIASCDVVLLPKPQPADLHDLRDGQTLWGWPHCVQERTITQLAIDKRLTLIAFEAMNHWTSSGGFGLHVFHKNNELAGYCSVLHALELIGSTGDYGRRLSATVIGFGATARGAVTALNAHGIHDVQVLTSRDVAAVGSPIHSVQIVQLDHDEAAPDGGNVITHHGRVPLAPFLAESDIVVNCTLQDPDAPLMYLRAADLDAFRPGSLIIDVSCDEGMGFSWAKPTSFAEPMFIVGDNVRYYAVDHSPSYLWDSATWEISEALLPFLPVVMAGTSSWDDDETISRAIEIRDGMIRNPSILSFQGRSPEYPYLPV, from the coding sequence ATGAGCGACCTCACGCTGGGGGTGCTTGCGACCACCCTCAAGGTGGACGAGCGACGCTTGCCGATCCATCCCGGGCATCTGGATCGCATCGACGAAGCGTTGCGCAGACGTATGACGTTCGAATACGGCTACGGGCACCGGTTCGGGATGTCAGACGCGGTGCTTTCCACGTTCGTGGGCGCACTGGGAACGCGCGAACAGGTGATCGCATCCTGTGACGTCGTGCTGCTGCCTAAACCTCAGCCAGCTGATCTGCACGACCTGCGCGACGGACAGACCCTGTGGGGCTGGCCGCACTGTGTGCAGGAGCGCACGATCACCCAACTGGCGATCGACAAGCGGCTGACGCTGATCGCATTCGAGGCGATGAACCACTGGACCTCGAGCGGCGGGTTCGGGTTGCATGTCTTTCACAAGAACAACGAGCTCGCGGGCTATTGTTCTGTGCTGCACGCACTGGAGCTGATCGGCTCGACGGGCGACTATGGCCGGCGGTTGAGCGCGACCGTCATCGGGTTCGGGGCGACAGCACGCGGTGCGGTCACCGCACTGAATGCGCACGGCATCCACGACGTGCAGGTACTGACAAGTCGCGACGTCGCCGCCGTCGGATCTCCGATTCACTCCGTGCAGATCGTGCAGTTGGACCACGACGAAGCGGCGCCTGACGGCGGCAACGTCATCACGCACCATGGCCGTGTTCCGCTGGCCCCGTTCCTTGCCGAAAGCGACATCGTCGTCAACTGCACGCTGCAGGATCCGGATGCGCCGTTGATGTATCTGCGCGCTGCCGATCTTGACGCGTTCAGACCAGGCAGCCTGATCATCGACGTGTCGTGCGACGAAGGAATGGGTTTCAGCTGGGCGAAGCCGACCTCATTCGCGGAGCCGATGTTCATCGTGGGCGACAACGTGCGGTATTACGCAGTCGATCACAGCCCGTCTTACCTGTGGGACTCCGCCACTTGGGAGATCAGCGAAGCGCTTCTGCCGTTCTTGCCCGTTGTCATGGCCGGCACCTCGTCGTGGGATGACGACGAGACGATCAGCAGGGCGATTGAAATTCGCGATGGGATGATCCGCAATCCGAGCATCCTGTCATTCCAGGGTCGATCCCCGGAATATCCATACCTGCCCGTGTGA
- the dxs gene encoding 1-deoxy-D-xylulose-5-phosphate synthase, whose amino-acid sequence MTLLETIRGPRDLDELSKEQLNQLADEIRAFLISNVARTGGHLGPNLGMVEATIAIHRVFDSPRDAIVFDVGHQAYVHKLVTGRQDFGKLRQKGGLAGYPQRSESIHDIVENSHASSSLSWADGISRAFAVTGQTDRHVVAVVGDGALTGGMTWEALNNITDDNNRNLVIVVNDNGRSYAPTIGGIARFLNSVRTKSSYRNLYLSSQAAFGKLGGPGRALYRGIRGGTHGFLSRFANNEQLYSNLDIKYIGPIDGHDIAAMEEALRQAKGYGAPVIVHAITQKGRGFQPAVNDSADQFHSVGQIDPETGEPVGSSAAPAWTNVFGEELLRLAEGNPRLVGITAAMLRPTGLNRLAERYAERVHDVGIAEQHAVASAAGLAYGGLHPVVAIYATFINRALDQVLMDVALHKAGVTFVLDRAGVTGPDGPSHHGIWDLAILQLVPHIRLAAPRDAARLREELAEAVVVEDAPTVVRFPKGSVGADIDAVRRLPDGVDVLVEDDHRDVLIVAVGPFAALALRVAELLDAQGIGATVIDPRWVVPVPRSVIELAESHRLVVTIEDGIRVGGIGTRVRQDLRAAGVDTPVDELGLPDEFLEHATREEILQQAGLTPQQIARDIVEQVLGSKIPIARPRPDDTDEPEAIIKRRRSA is encoded by the coding sequence ATGACCCTCCTGGAGACGATCAGGGGTCCGCGCGATCTCGATGAACTCTCGAAGGAGCAGCTGAATCAGCTCGCCGACGAAATCCGGGCGTTCCTGATCTCCAACGTGGCGCGCACGGGAGGTCATCTGGGCCCGAACCTCGGCATGGTCGAGGCGACCATCGCAATTCATCGCGTGTTCGACTCGCCGAGAGATGCCATCGTGTTCGACGTCGGACATCAGGCATATGTGCATAAGCTCGTGACCGGGCGACAAGACTTCGGCAAACTTCGTCAGAAGGGCGGTCTAGCCGGCTATCCGCAGCGCTCTGAGTCGATCCACGACATTGTTGAGAATTCTCACGCGTCGAGCTCACTGTCGTGGGCAGACGGCATTTCGCGCGCATTCGCCGTCACCGGCCAGACGGATCGTCACGTGGTCGCCGTCGTCGGCGACGGTGCACTCACCGGCGGAATGACCTGGGAGGCGCTCAACAACATCACAGACGACAACAACCGAAATCTGGTGATCGTTGTCAATGACAACGGCCGTTCGTACGCCCCGACGATCGGCGGAATCGCGCGATTCCTGAACTCGGTGCGCACGAAGAGCAGTTACCGCAACCTGTACCTGAGCAGTCAGGCCGCGTTCGGCAAGCTCGGCGGGCCCGGCCGGGCGCTGTATCGGGGGATCCGTGGAGGCACGCACGGGTTCCTCAGCCGGTTCGCCAACAATGAGCAGCTGTACTCGAACCTCGACATCAAATACATCGGCCCGATCGACGGTCACGATATCGCGGCAATGGAGGAGGCTCTGCGCCAAGCGAAGGGCTACGGCGCCCCTGTGATCGTGCACGCGATCACCCAGAAGGGCCGCGGTTTTCAGCCGGCCGTCAACGACTCAGCCGATCAATTCCACTCCGTCGGTCAGATCGATCCAGAAACAGGGGAGCCTGTGGGCTCCTCGGCCGCGCCGGCTTGGACGAACGTGTTCGGCGAAGAACTGCTCCGTCTCGCAGAGGGCAATCCGCGACTGGTCGGCATCACCGCCGCCATGCTGAGACCGACCGGATTGAACAGACTCGCCGAACGCTACGCAGAGCGCGTGCACGACGTCGGGATCGCCGAACAGCACGCGGTTGCCAGTGCGGCCGGGCTCGCATACGGTGGCCTGCACCCCGTTGTGGCGATCTACGCGACGTTCATCAATCGTGCGCTCGACCAGGTATTGATGGACGTAGCCCTGCACAAGGCCGGGGTCACTTTCGTGCTCGACCGGGCAGGCGTCACAGGGCCGGATGGCCCCAGCCATCACGGAATCTGGGATCTTGCGATTCTGCAACTCGTGCCGCACATTCGATTGGCGGCTCCTCGCGATGCGGCTCGGCTGCGTGAGGAACTGGCAGAGGCCGTCGTCGTGGAGGACGCGCCGACCGTCGTGCGCTTTCCCAAGGGCAGCGTCGGCGCAGACATCGACGCAGTTCGACGGTTGCCGGACGGCGTCGACGTGCTGGTCGAAGATGACCACCGTGACGTTTTGATCGTGGCGGTCGGGCCGTTCGCCGCCCTGGCACTCCGAGTAGCAGAATTGCTCGACGCTCAGGGAATCGGTGCGACCGTCATCGATCCCCGTTGGGTCGTGCCCGTGCCGCGCAGCGTGATCGAGCTTGCCGAGAGCCATCGCCTGGTCGTGACGATCGAAGACGGCATCCGCGTCGGCGGAATCGGCACCCGCGTGCGGCAGGACCTCCGAGCGGCGGGTGTGGACACCCCCGTCGACGAACTCGGCCTCCCCGATGAGTTCCTGGAACACGCGACGCGTGAGGAGATTCTGCAACAGGCGGGACTCACTCCGCAGCAGATCGCCAGGGACATCGTGGAACAGGTGCTCGGGAGCAAGATCCCCATCGCCCGCCCGCGTCCAGACGATACGGACGAGCCGGAGGCCATCATCAAACGGCGTCGCAGCGCCTGA